A portion of the Campylobacter showae CSUNSWCD genome contains these proteins:
- a CDS encoding GGDEF domain-containing protein: protein MIKLDNKKNETEVVKKDDEKAVDSSFNIYSFSEAIIRELAEENIPSIPKNYTVFFEKMLEKQSDEFKKKVGEIIKIEDEVGRLEDDRQINIEREVKNSFMQIKSMLQAVALIYKNLGVLKTIIKKRSESLDPNVNLITIQSVFNSFNEDLNRLNSLMDKHVEVIKTSYEEIGKVFKLVEEQSIYDEKFDVYNRKFFLKTLGIESENIKKYDYKSSVMLLKPKDSALDGIGSKGKLAVLKNISRMLLRTSRRSDILSHYGGGCFAMLMKHTDISGAQKACKRITDMFYDTSFMLNGEKYEFDMEVVTFDLNMTKTIEEMLSLALDSLVNTGRDGEHFLVLEDKTEK from the coding sequence TTGATAAAGTTGGATAACAAAAAAAACGAGACCGAAGTAGTAAAAAAAGATGATGAAAAAGCTGTAGATAGTAGTTTTAATATCTATAGCTTTTCTGAGGCTATCATTAGGGAGTTAGCCGAGGAAAATATTCCGTCAATCCCTAAAAACTACACCGTTTTTTTTGAAAAGATGCTCGAAAAACAGTCCGATGAGTTTAAGAAAAAAGTAGGCGAGATCATAAAGATCGAGGACGAGGTCGGCAGACTCGAGGACGATAGACAAATAAATATAGAGCGCGAAGTAAAAAATAGCTTTATGCAAATAAAAAGCATGTTACAAGCTGTCGCTCTCATATATAAAAATTTGGGAGTTTTAAAAACTATCATCAAAAAACGCTCGGAAAGCCTAGATCCAAATGTAAATTTGATCACGATACAAAGCGTCTTTAACTCTTTTAACGAAGACCTAAATAGACTAAATTCGCTAATGGATAAACACGTTGAGGTGATAAAAACTAGTTATGAGGAGATTGGAAAAGTTTTCAAACTAGTTGAAGAGCAGTCTATATATGATGAAAAATTTGACGTGTATAACAGAAAATTTTTCCTCAAGACGCTCGGTATCGAGTCTGAAAATATAAAAAAATACGACTATAAATCCTCTGTGATGCTACTAAAACCAAAGGATAGCGCGCTGGACGGTATCGGATCAAAAGGCAAGTTGGCCGTTTTAAAAAATATATCTCGCATGTTGCTTCGTACATCGAGGCGCAGCGATATCTTGTCGCACTACGGCGGAGGATGTTTTGCTATGCTGATGAAACATACCGACATAAGCGGCGCGCAAAAAGCCTGCAAACGTATAACCGATATGTTTTACGACACTTCTTTTATGCTAAACGGCGAGAAATACGAGTTTGATATGGAGGTCGTTACTTTTGATCTAAACATGACAAAAACTATCGAAGAGATGCTATCTTTGGCGCTTGATTCGCTTGTAAACACCGGCAGAGACGGCGAACACTTTTTGGTACTAGAGGACAAGACTGAAAAATGA
- the clpP gene encoding ATP-dependent Clp endopeptidase proteolytic subunit ClpP has protein sequence MSYYIPYVIERTSKGERSYDIYSRLLKDRIIMLSGEIEDGMASAIVAQMLFLEAEDPDKDIYLYINSPGGVITSGFSIYDTMNYIKPDVCTICIGQAASMGAFLLSCGAQGKRYALPNSRIMIHQPLGGARGQATDIEIQAKEILRMKEILNAILAKNTGQKLAKIQKDTDRDFFMSSAEAKEYGLIDKVLEKSFK, from the coding sequence ATGAGCTACTACATCCCCTACGTCATCGAGCGTACGAGTAAGGGCGAGAGAAGCTACGACATCTACTCGCGCCTGCTAAAAGACCGCATAATAATGCTTAGCGGCGAGATCGAGGACGGCATGGCCTCTGCGATCGTGGCTCAGATGCTGTTTTTAGAGGCTGAAGATCCGGACAAAGACATATATCTATATATAAACAGTCCTGGCGGCGTGATAACGAGCGGATTTAGCATTTACGATACGATGAACTACATCAAGCCCGACGTCTGCACGATCTGTATAGGTCAGGCGGCGTCTATGGGCGCGTTTTTACTTAGCTGCGGCGCGCAGGGCAAGCGTTATGCGTTGCCAAATTCGCGCATCATGATCCACCAGCCTTTAGGCGGCGCGCGCGGACAGGCGACGGATATAGAGATCCAGGCGAAGGAAATCTTGCGTATGAAAGAAATTTTAAACGCTATCCTAGCTAAAAATACGGGTCAAAAACTAGCCAAAATCCAAAAAGATACCGACAGGGACTTTTTCATGAGTTCTGCCGAAGCCAAAGAATACGGGCTTATAGATAAAGTTTTAGAGAAGAGCTTTAAGTAA
- the tig gene encoding trigger factor gives MQIKTKAIDAVNASLSAKIPSADVKSKLENAAKKAAKNMKIDGFRAGKVPVNVVLKRYEKELTADAEQDALKDVIDAGLKELNRKFEEVIGEPIVTKFDRSENEIDAEIELSFKPVINIDGYEELIESVTTPRVTKKEIDERKNEILKMMAPLEKIEKAALEKGDFAKFDFEGFVDGVAFEGGKAENYLLEIGSGQFIPGFEDGMIGLKVGEERDVKVKFPAEYGAAHLAGKDATFKVKLHEIQGKKVPEEIDEETLKRIMPGEEKVSVELFEERLKEQIKAEKHAKNVNEELKPKFADAIVAKFNFDVPKNIVEQEMDMQFRSAWSSFTPEQMAKFREDKDALTKQRETYRDDAVKSVKLTFIIDELARRRDIKVSDQELIQAVYFEAYRSGVDPKQHLENYKNQGILPAIKMSMIEEKLFNEMFTLKSDKKEKKAE, from the coding sequence ATGCAAATCAAAACCAAGGCGATCGACGCCGTAAACGCTTCGCTAAGTGCGAAAATACCGAGCGCGGACGTAAAATCCAAACTCGAAAACGCTGCTAAAAAAGCTGCGAAAAATATGAAAATAGACGGATTTAGAGCGGGCAAAGTGCCCGTGAACGTAGTTCTAAAACGTTACGAAAAAGAACTAACAGCCGATGCCGAGCAAGACGCGCTAAAAGACGTGATAGACGCTGGACTAAAAGAGCTAAATAGAAAATTTGAAGAGGTTATCGGCGAGCCGATCGTGACTAAATTTGATAGAAGCGAGAACGAGATAGACGCTGAGATCGAGCTTTCGTTTAAACCCGTTATAAACATCGACGGCTACGAGGAGCTGATAGAAAGCGTCACCACTCCGCGCGTAACTAAAAAAGAGATCGACGAGAGAAAAAATGAAATTTTGAAAATGATGGCTCCGCTAGAAAAAATAGAAAAAGCCGCACTTGAAAAGGGCGATTTTGCTAAATTTGACTTCGAGGGCTTCGTAGACGGCGTTGCCTTTGAGGGCGGCAAAGCTGAAAACTACCTACTAGAAATCGGCTCAGGTCAGTTTATACCAGGCTTTGAGGACGGTATGATCGGGCTAAAAGTTGGCGAAGAGCGTGATGTGAAGGTTAAATTTCCGGCCGAGTACGGCGCCGCGCACCTTGCGGGCAAAGACGCGACGTTTAAAGTAAAACTACACGAAATCCAAGGTAAAAAAGTGCCTGAAGAGATCGACGAAGAGACGCTAAAACGCATCATGCCGGGCGAGGAAAAGGTAAGCGTCGAGCTGTTTGAAGAGAGACTAAAAGAGCAGATTAAAGCCGAGAAGCACGCTAAAAACGTAAACGAGGAGCTAAAGCCTAAATTTGCCGACGCGATCGTGGCTAAATTTAACTTCGATGTGCCAAAAAACATCGTAGAGCAAGAGATGGATATGCAATTCCGCAGCGCTTGGAGTAGCTTTACGCCTGAGCAGATGGCCAAATTTAGAGAGGATAAAGACGCTCTAACTAAGCAGCGCGAGACATACCGCGACGACGCCGTAAAAAGTGTGAAGCTAACGTTTATAATAGACGAACTAGCGCGCCGCAGAGATATCAAAGTAAGCGACCAAGAGCTGATCCAAGCGGTGTATTTCGAGGCGTATCGCTCGGGCGTAGATCCTAAGCAGCACCTTGAAAACTACAAAAACCAAGGAATTTTGCCTGCGATCAAAATGTCGATGATCGAGGAGAAGCTATTTAACGAGATGTTTACGCTAAAGAGCGATAAGAAAGAGAAAAAGGCGGAGTAA
- the folE gene encoding GTP cyclohydrolase I FolE, which yields MQENLKNENLKKEKFESCVEQMLNLVGEDPHREGLVKTPERVFKAYEFLTSGYSQNPKVVLNDALFDSSNNEMVLVRDIEFYSLCEHHLLPFFGRVHVAYIPNHKVVGLSKIPRMVNIFARRLQIQEQLTEQIAEAVQDVIKPKGVGVVIEARHMCVEMRGVGKINSTTTTSALRGCFLKSSETRREFFSLINSHKEVRF from the coding sequence ATGCAAGAAAATTTAAAAAATGAGAATTTAAAAAAAGAAAAGTTTGAAAGCTGCGTCGAGCAGATGCTAAATTTAGTCGGCGAAGACCCACACAGAGAGGGGCTGGTTAAAACTCCCGAGCGCGTTTTTAAAGCTTATGAGTTTTTAACGAGCGGCTACTCGCAAAACCCAAAAGTCGTACTAAACGACGCGCTATTTGACAGCTCGAATAACGAAATGGTGCTCGTGCGCGATATCGAATTTTACAGCCTTTGCGAGCATCATTTGTTGCCGTTTTTCGGGCGCGTGCACGTAGCCTACATCCCAAATCACAAGGTCGTGGGCCTTAGCAAAATCCCACGCATGGTAAATATATTTGCTCGCCGCCTGCAGATCCAAGAGCAGCTCACCGAGCAAATCGCCGAAGCTGTGCAAGACGTCATCAAGCCAAAAGGCGTGGGTGTCGTCATCGAGGCGCGCCACATGTGCGTGGAGATGCGAGGCGTGGGCAAGATCAACTCGACCACTACTACGTCGGCTCTGCGGGGCTGCTTTTTAAAGAGTAGCGAGACTAGACGCGAGTTTTTCTCCCTCATAAATTCGCACAAAGAAGTGAGATTTTAG
- the fliI gene encoding flagellar protein export ATPase FliI produces the protein MNLDSLKSKLGANLSLSSVFGVIERISATTIEISGLRPSIGDIVQICAKDKSKSGLAMVTEVRQNTALISPFGFVEGYKIGDFVYQSDQGMKIPVGDALLGRVVDPFMNPKDGKGAIAATEYAPIMRAPIDAMKRGLIDEIFSVGVKSIDGLLTCGKGQKLGIFAGSGVGKSTLMGMIVKNSQAPIKVVALIGERGREVPEFIEKNLHGDLSGTVVIVATSDDSPLMRKYGAFCAMSVAEYFKNQGKDVLFIMDSVTRFAMAQREIGLALGEPPTSKGYPPSVLTLLPQLMERAGKEEGKGSITAFFTVLVDGDDMSDPIADQSRSILDGHIVLSREMTDFGIYPPINILNSASRVMSDIASKEHRANAAKLKRLYSLLKENEVLLRIGAYQKGSDKELDLAISKKEFIDNFLKQDAEEGFSFEQTQELLSGIN, from the coding sequence GTGAATTTAGATAGCTTAAAATCAAAGCTGGGGGCAAATTTATCTCTCTCTAGCGTCTTTGGCGTGATAGAACGAATTTCTGCTACGACGATAGAGATCTCTGGCCTTCGCCCCAGTATCGGCGACATCGTGCAAATTTGCGCTAAAGACAAGAGTAAAAGCGGGCTGGCGATGGTGACCGAGGTGCGGCAAAATACCGCGCTCATCTCGCCCTTTGGCTTTGTAGAAGGCTATAAGATCGGCGACTTCGTCTATCAAAGCGACCAAGGTATGAAAATCCCCGTCGGCGACGCTCTTTTGGGGCGCGTAGTGGATCCTTTTATGAATCCAAAAGACGGCAAAGGCGCGATCGCCGCGACCGAGTACGCTCCGATAATGCGCGCTCCGATCGATGCGATGAAGCGCGGACTAATAGATGAAATTTTTAGCGTCGGGGTTAAAAGCATAGACGGACTGCTAACCTGCGGTAAAGGCCAAAAACTTGGCATTTTCGCGGGCTCTGGCGTGGGTAAAAGTACACTTATGGGCATGATCGTCAAAAACTCGCAAGCTCCGATCAAGGTAGTCGCCCTAATCGGCGAGCGCGGCCGCGAGGTGCCGGAGTTTATCGAGAAAAATTTGCACGGCGATCTAAGCGGCACCGTCGTCATCGTAGCCACTAGCGACGATAGCCCGCTGATGCGAAAATACGGCGCCTTTTGCGCTATGAGCGTGGCAGAATACTTCAAAAACCAAGGCAAAGACGTGCTTTTCATCATGGATAGCGTGACGAGATTTGCCATGGCGCAACGAGAGATCGGGCTGGCGCTGGGCGAACCGCCGACGTCCAAGGGCTACCCGCCATCCGTACTCACCCTACTGCCTCAACTGATGGAGCGCGCGGGCAAAGAGGAAGGCAAGGGCAGCATAACGGCCTTTTTTACCGTGCTAGTCGACGGCGACGATATGAGCGATCCGATAGCCGACCAGAGCCGCTCGATCCTAGACGGCCACATCGTGCTTAGCCGCGAGATGACAGACTTTGGCATCTACCCGCCTATAAACATCCTAAACTCCGCCTCGCGCGTGATGAGCGACATCGCGAGCAAAGAGCACAGAGCAAACGCCGCCAAGCTAAAGCGCCTCTACTCGCTTCTAAAAGAAAACGAAGTCCTGCTACGCATCGGCGCGTATCAAAAGGGCAGCGACAAAGAGCTAGACCTCGCGATCTCGAAAAAAGAATTTATAGATAACTTCCTAAAACAAGACGCCGAAGAGGGCTTTAGCTTCGAGCAGACGCAGGAGCTGCTAAGCGGGATAAACTAG
- a CDS encoding NifS family cysteine desulfurase: MRVYLDNNATTMVDPEAFELMKPFFYEKYGNPNSLHKFGSETHPALRRAMDQLYAGINASDNDDIVVTSCATESNNWVAKGVFFDHILNKEKDHVVISAVEHPAISATFEFLKKYGVRVSYVPVNENGLLDPNDLRKLIDDKTALVSIMWANNETGTIFPIKECAAIAHEHGALFHTDATQTVGKIKINVREMGMDFMSFSAHKFHGPKGVGGLYIKDSQKLTSLLHGGEHMGGRRSGTLDVAGIVGMAQALENSNKLIEFENLHVRRLRDKLEDALLQLPDVSVVGERAHRLPNTILAAIKGVEGEAMLWDLNQAGIAASTGSACASETLESNPIMEAIGASSDLAHTALRLSLSRFNTEEEIDYAIEHIKKAVVRLRAISSTYAYNPNGK; encoded by the coding sequence GTGAGAGTATATCTAGACAACAATGCCACGACGATGGTCGATCCCGAAGCTTTCGAGCTTATGAAGCCGTTTTTTTATGAAAAATACGGCAACCCAAACTCGCTTCATAAATTTGGCTCCGAGACGCACCCTGCGCTTCGCCGCGCGATGGATCAGCTCTATGCTGGCATAAACGCGAGCGATAACGACGATATCGTGGTAACAAGCTGTGCCACCGAGAGCAATAACTGGGTGGCTAAGGGTGTATTTTTCGATCATATATTAAATAAAGAAAAGGATCACGTCGTAATTAGCGCCGTCGAGCACCCGGCGATCTCGGCGACATTTGAGTTTCTCAAAAAATACGGCGTGCGCGTGAGCTACGTACCCGTAAACGAAAACGGCTTGCTCGATCCAAACGACCTAAGAAAGCTCATCGACGACAAAACCGCGCTCGTTAGCATCATGTGGGCAAATAACGAAACAGGCACTATTTTCCCGATAAAAGAGTGCGCGGCGATCGCTCACGAGCACGGTGCGCTATTTCACACCGATGCGACGCAAACCGTGGGCAAGATCAAGATAAACGTGCGCGAGATGGGCATGGACTTTATGAGCTTTTCGGCGCATAAATTTCACGGACCAAAGGGCGTAGGCGGCCTATACATCAAGGATTCGCAAAAGCTAACTAGTCTGCTTCACGGCGGCGAGCACATGGGCGGCAGACGTAGCGGAACGCTCGATGTCGCGGGTATCGTCGGTATGGCGCAAGCGCTGGAAAACAGCAACAAACTAATCGAGTTTGAAAATTTGCACGTTAGACGCCTGCGCGATAAGCTCGAGGATGCGCTGCTGCAGCTACCAGACGTCTCGGTCGTGGGGGAGCGCGCTCACAGGTTACCAAACACCATCCTGGCGGCCATAAAAGGCGTCGAGGGCGAGGCGATGCTATGGGATCTAAATCAGGCCGGTATCGCGGCATCTACAGGCTCGGCGTGCGCATCCGAGACACTAGAGAGCAACCCGATAATGGAAGCCATCGGAGCTAGTAGCGATCTGGCGCATACGGCGCTAAGACTGTCGCTGTCGAGGTTTAATACCGAAGAAGAGATCGACTACGCGATAGAGCATATCAAAAAGGCGGTGGTGAGGTTGCGAGCTATTTCAAGCACGTACGCTTACAACCCTAACGGCAAGTAA
- a CDS encoding iron-sulfur cluster assembly scaffold protein NifU translates to MAKNNLIGGSIWDEYSQNVQDRMNNPKFMGEITEDEAKARGGKLIVADFGAESCGDAVRLYWLVDEKTDRIMDAKFKSFGCGTAVASSDTMAELCVGKTVDEAVKITNIDVEKAMRDTPDVPAVPPQKMHCSVMAYDVIKAAAAQYKGVDPEHFEDEIIVCECARVSLGTIKEVIRLNDLHTVEEITQYTKAGAFCKSCVRPGGHEKREYYLVDILADTRAEMEQEKKQAVIDAQVSGKFDDVSFESMTVVGQLKAIESVIDREIRPMLMMDGGDMEILDLQKDAEGKFDVYIRYMGACSGCASGATGTLYAIENVLQENLSPNIRVLPI, encoded by the coding sequence ATGGCAAAAAATAATTTAATAGGCGGCTCCATCTGGGACGAATACTCCCAAAACGTCCAAGACCGCATGAACAACCCCAAATTTATGGGCGAGATCACCGAGGACGAGGCAAAAGCAAGAGGCGGTAAGCTCATCGTGGCGGACTTTGGCGCAGAGAGCTGCGGCGACGCAGTGAGGCTATATTGGCTCGTAGACGAGAAAACCGACCGCATTATGGACGCTAAATTTAAAAGCTTTGGCTGCGGCACGGCAGTGGCGAGCTCTGATACGATGGCTGAGCTTTGCGTCGGCAAGACCGTGGACGAAGCGGTCAAAATCACCAACATCGACGTGGAAAAAGCCATGCGCGATACCCCGGACGTCCCTGCCGTCCCGCCGCAAAAGATGCACTGCTCGGTCATGGCCTACGACGTCATCAAGGCCGCCGCAGCGCAGTACAAGGGCGTGGATCCTGAGCATTTCGAAGACGAGATCATCGTGTGCGAGTGCGCGCGCGTGAGCCTAGGCACGATCAAAGAGGTCATCCGCCTAAACGACCTACACACGGTCGAGGAGATCACGCAATACACCAAAGCAGGCGCCTTTTGCAAGTCCTGCGTGCGCCCGGGCGGACACGAAAAGCGCGAGTATTATCTCGTGGACATCCTCGCAGACACCAGAGCCGAGATGGAGCAGGAGAAAAAGCAGGCCGTCATCGACGCGCAGGTTTCTGGCAAATTTGACGACGTGAGCTTTGAGAGCATGACTGTCGTGGGCCAGCTAAAGGCCATCGAAAGCGTCATCGATAGAGAGATCCGCCCAATGCTGATGATGGACGGCGGCGACATGGAGATCCTCGATCTACAAAAAGACGCCGAGGGTAAATTTGACGTCTATATCCGCTATATGGGTGCTTGTAGCGGCTGCGCTAGCGGTGCGACCGGCACGCTATACGCGATCGAAAACGTGCTTCAAGAAAACCTCAGCCCAAATATCCGCGTCCTACCTATCTGA
- a CDS encoding TOBE domain-containing protein, with amino-acid sequence MFSARNQLAAQITEVREGAVNSLIVAKLQGGETVKATVTVDSQKALDLVAGKKVVYLFKASSIIVAKGDNGLKLSATNQLKGKVVKVVEGAVNAEVDIEIAGGDKLSAIITNESAKNLALKAGDEVTAIIKASHIIIGA; translated from the coding sequence ATGTTTAGCGCAAGAAATCAACTAGCCGCACAAATCACAGAGGTAAGAGAGGGAGCGGTAAACTCTCTAATCGTAGCAAAATTGCAAGGCGGAGAGACCGTAAAAGCAACCGTAACCGTAGATAGCCAAAAGGCTCTAGATCTAGTAGCGGGTAAAAAGGTGGTTTATCTATTTAAGGCTTCTTCTATCATAGTAGCTAAAGGCGATAACGGTCTAAAGCTAAGCGCTACTAACCAACTAAAAGGTAAGGTAGTAAAAGTAGTAGAGGGCGCAGTAAACGCTGAAGTAGATATCGAGATAGCAGGTGGCGATAAGCTAAGCGCTATCATCACTAACGAATCTGCTAAAAATCTAGCTCTAAAAGCGGGCGATGAAGTAACTGCTATAATCAAAGCTAGCCACATCATCATAGGTGCTTAA
- a CDS encoding TonB-dependent siderophore receptor codes for MNAHCKFIGLSMCLACSLYAVDANLGEVTAYGKADLSTTEGTGSYTTGNMSTATGLNLSIRETPQSVSVVSNQLIKDLNLKDVDTAMNYASGITLYRDSGRDRIVSRGFNIDNIQEDGVASSVSITAQGTLGFSKEFTDLEFYDRVEVLRGVAGLTQSNGEPGGTVNLVRKRPGDELGINLGLSMGSWNNYRGSFDVTNALNTDGTIRGRLIGILNKTGSFKNHKNGHREALGSTLEFDLTDKTMLTTGLIWQRTIGVYDIYGVPASDAGGNLLNLSRKSYFGSSWDKSEYEKFNAFTELSHQLSDDTKIYAKLNYTKSEGMFKFGAMGGTNPYNVAIARPTHNLRFRKYDNESDEVNLQIGADGKYELFGRKHEFFVNGSLSREKFTRHDKWAPNASLSSLGIGLYNWNGAAIAEPNWDGSTITDDDLYTTKIYQRAFGIGTRYNFTDDWHLLVGGRFTSVKYDKKWDDLKNHTSKKTLDLTKNHFAPYAGLTWDFAKNHSWYVSYAEIFKPQSATDANKNILKPIVGYNVETGVKSEYFDGALNTAVALFQVVQENRAIQDPLNTANSIAEGKVRSRGLDLEISGALTDRWNLFAGYTFNKSVYMKSEKKTSTNVNYDKGANAKSYVPKHLFKIYTSYEIPFSSSQKLSFGTGVRWQSATSGFYQNVAYVAPTQKAYALWDANVNYFFNKNFSLGLAVKNITDKKYFMNTQNRTAGMNNFYGDPRNFTLTFNYTY; via the coding sequence TTGAACGCTCACTGCAAATTTATAGGCTTATCTATGTGCCTTGCTTGCTCGCTCTACGCAGTCGATGCAAACCTCGGCGAGGTCACCGCATACGGTAAAGCCGACCTATCGACGACCGAGGGTACGGGCTCGTATACGACGGGAAATATGAGCACCGCCACGGGTCTAAATCTCAGTATCCGCGAGACTCCGCAATCAGTCTCCGTTGTCTCAAATCAGCTCATCAAAGACCTAAATTTAAAAGACGTCGATACGGCGATGAACTACGCGAGCGGCATCACGCTTTATCGCGACAGCGGGCGCGACCGCATCGTCTCTAGAGGATTTAACATCGACAACATCCAAGAAGACGGCGTCGCATCCTCAGTATCTATCACGGCTCAAGGTACACTTGGATTTTCAAAAGAATTTACGGATCTCGAGTTTTACGACCGCGTCGAGGTACTACGCGGCGTAGCGGGACTTACGCAGAGTAACGGCGAACCTGGTGGCACGGTAAATCTAGTCCGCAAGCGCCCCGGCGACGAGCTTGGAATAAATCTAGGGCTAAGTATGGGCAGCTGGAACAACTACAGAGGCTCGTTTGACGTAACCAACGCGCTAAACACAGACGGCACGATCCGCGGTAGACTAATCGGAATCCTAAACAAAACAGGCTCGTTTAAAAACCACAAAAACGGTCACCGAGAGGCGCTGGGCAGTACGCTTGAGTTTGATCTCACTGATAAAACGATGCTAACTACCGGCCTCATCTGGCAAAGAACGATCGGCGTCTACGATATCTACGGCGTACCGGCTAGCGATGCTGGCGGCAATCTTTTAAATTTGAGCCGCAAAAGCTATTTCGGTTCGAGCTGGGATAAAAGCGAATACGAGAAATTTAACGCCTTTACTGAGCTTTCGCATCAACTTAGCGACGATACGAAAATCTACGCCAAACTAAACTACACTAAAAGCGAAGGTATGTTTAAATTTGGCGCGATGGGCGGCACGAACCCATATAACGTCGCGATCGCAAGACCGACGCACAACTTGAGATTTAGAAAATACGACAATGAATCGGACGAGGTAAATTTGCAAATCGGCGCGGACGGCAAATACGAGCTTTTTGGGCGTAAGCACGAGTTTTTCGTAAACGGCTCGCTCTCTCGCGAGAAATTTACACGCCACGACAAATGGGCGCCAAACGCCAGCCTAAGCTCGCTTGGTATCGGGCTATATAACTGGAACGGCGCCGCGATAGCCGAGCCAAACTGGGACGGTAGCACGATAACGGATGACGACCTATACACGACTAAAATTTACCAGCGAGCATTTGGTATCGGCACGAGATATAACTTCACGGATGATTGGCACTTGCTAGTAGGCGGCAGATTTACCAGCGTAAAATACGACAAAAAATGGGACGACCTCAAAAACCACACGAGTAAAAAGACGCTAGATCTCACCAAAAATCATTTCGCGCCTTATGCGGGTCTTACTTGGGATTTTGCTAAAAATCACAGCTGGTATGTTAGCTACGCAGAGATCTTTAAGCCTCAAAGCGCGACGGACGCGAACAAAAACATCCTAAAACCGATCGTAGGCTACAACGTAGAAACCGGCGTAAAATCAGAGTACTTTGATGGCGCGCTAAACACAGCAGTCGCGCTATTTCAGGTAGTACAAGAAAACAGAGCCATCCAAGATCCGCTAAATACCGCCAACAGCATCGCCGAGGGCAAGGTGCGAAGCCGCGGCCTAGATCTTGAAATTTCAGGCGCGCTAACGGATAGGTGGAACCTCTTTGCTGGCTATACGTTTAACAAAAGCGTCTATATGAAAAGCGAGAAAAAGACCTCTACAAACGTAAACTACGACAAAGGCGCGAACGCAAAATCCTACGTACCTAAGCACTTGTTTAAAATTTACACCAGCTACGAGATACCGTTTTCTAGCAGCCAAAAGCTAAGCTTTGGCACCGGAGTTAGATGGCAGAGCGCGACTTCGGGCTTTTATCAAAACGTAGCCTACGTAGCGCCTACGCAAAAAGCATACGCGCTTTGGGATGCGAACGTAAACTACTTTTTCAACAAAAATTTCAGCCTCGGACTCGCGGTCAAAAACATAACCGACAAAAAGTATTTTATGAATACGCAAAACAGAACCGCCGGCATGAACAACTTCTACGGCGATCCGCGAAATTTCACGCTGACGTTTAACTATACGTATTAA